TTCTACAGGCACTTCGCAATCTTCAAAGAATATCTCAGCCGAGTGGGAGCCCCTTAAGCCCATCTTTTCCTCTATTTTTCCGATCTGGAAGCCTGGGAAATCTTTCTCGACTAAAAAGGAGGTGATCCCTTTTGCTCCCTTGGAAGGATCGGTGACAGCCATGACCGTGAAAATTCCAGCGATTGGGGCATTCGTGATGTAATGTTTGGAGCCATTCAGAATGAACTTGTCTGCTTTTCGGACAGCCCTTGTCTTTAAATTAGTCGCATTTGAACCTGCACTTGGTTCTGTTAAAGCAAAAGCGCCAATCATTTCTCCGGTAGCCATGCGCGGCAAATATTTTCGTTTTTGCTCCTCCGTGCCCATCTCGACAATCCCTACAGAACCGATGCCATTATGGCATCCAATGACGGTCGTAAATCCATTGCTTGTTTTTCCAATCTCTTCAAAAATGGCGCACTTTCCAAGCATATCAATACCCAGTCCACCGTATTGTTCGGGGATGCTCAGTCCAAACAATCCCACTTCTTTGCACATATCCATGATTTGATCTGGTATATGATCTTCACGTTCAATTTGATCAGCGACTGGTTCGACCTTCTCGCTGATAAAACTCCGTACAGCTTTGCGCAGCTCTTCTATTTCACTGCTGAATGTAACGTTCATGTCATCCACTCCCCTTCTTACCGTGACGTCGGTTTACTATTTCACTTCGTCTGGTATGCGATTGGTGTAGAGGGTATTCTCCTCCACAAAGTCGTACAGTTTTTGGGCCATGCAATCTTTCCTGCCGGATTCGATTTCTTCCACAATGTGGGCAATTAGTCCGACTGCCCTCGCCGCGACGGCAAATGATTTCACGACACTGTAGTGCAACCCTATATCCGACAACACAGCTCCAATCGCGCCTGCCGCATTTAGTGTGATCCGTTTGCCTTTTTTCGTGCTGATTTGCTCGTGAATTTCTTTCATGATAGCCGTATGGTTTCCGGCAAACCCTAGCTCCTCTGCCAATGCAAACAACTTTTCTGTGCGTGGATCAACAGGTCTATGAATCGGATGTCCGAACCCTGGCATTTGCAGTCCTTTTTCTTCACGTTCCTCCAGGATTCGTTTGGCGATCTCTTTTCTGTCGCAATCAGCACCGTACTTTTGCAACGCCTCTTGAAGCATTTGAGCAACGTATTCCATGGCTCCTAGATAGACTGAACCCGCCCCCAACAATCCGGCTGCGACTGCAGCTTGCACAGCCTCCGGAGCTCCCAGATAGGTCAAGCGTGCGGAAATCGAGCTGGGTGTAAATCCATGTTCACATATGGCAACCATGCACGCATTCAGCATCTTTGATTCATTCTGGGTAGGCTTCCGATGTGCTGCTCCCAAAAATGCCATATCCGCCAACGTGATCTGTCCCATTAATTCTTCTGTCAAATCATAGCCATGAACATAAATCTTGTCTGATTTTGATACACCGATGTTTGTCTGAAATTCCATTCTCTTCCCTCGCTTTCGTATTCATAGAACTGGTTTACCTGCTTGATTTATTTACAAGCAATTACCGTGCCATCTTGCACATTTCCTCTCCCAACAATAAAACCGCCCTTGCTTGGCGGTTTCGTGTAAAGCATCATTTTTAGCCTGCTGATGTGGCCTCTGCGAACTGACTGTTGTATAAATCCGCATAAAAACCATCTTGCTCCATCAACTCGTCATGTGTTCCTTGTTCAATGATCGTTCCCTTGTTCATGACGAGGATCAAGTCTGCATTTCTGATCGTAGACAGTCGATGTGCGATCACGAAGCTGGTACGCCCCTTCATCAGCTCATTCATCGCTTCCTGGATATGCACCTCGGTACGTGTATCAACGCTGCTTGTTGCTTCATCCAAAATCAGAATCGTAGGATCTGCCAAAATAGCACGAGCGATGGTCAACAGCTGTTTTTGCCCTTGGGAGATATTGGAGGCTTCTTCATTTAACACCGTCTTGTATCCATCTGGTAGCGTACGAATAAAGTGATCGGCGCGAGCTGCCTTCGCCGCGCGAATGATATCCGTATCAGAAGCGTCAGGATGTGCATAGGCCAAATTATCATGGATCGTTCCGTTAAACAGCCATGTATCTTGCAAGACCATGCCGAACAAGGAGCGAAGATCGCTTCGTTTCATGCGTGTAATATCGACGTCATCGATCAGAATCGCTCCGCCATTGAGCTCATAAAAGCGCATAAGCAAATTAATCATGGTCGTCTTACCTGCACCTGTTGGGCCTACGATCGCAATCTTTTGTCCAGGCTCTACTACGAGATTGATATCTTGCATCAGCAAATGCCCTTCTTTATAACCAAACTTGACATGCTTAAATTCCACTTTGCCTTTAGGCGCTGCGATCGTGACTGGCTCTTTGCTTTCAGGCACTTCCTCTTCTTCATCCAAAACCTCAAAGACCCGCTCCGCTGAAGCGATCGTCGACTGGATCAGGTTGGCGATGTTCGCCGTCTGCGCAATGGGCATCGTGAACTGACGAGTATATTGGATAAAGGCTTGGATATCCCCAATTTCAATGGAACCGTTCGTAGCGAGAATCCCGCCGACAATGCAGACAAGCACGTATCCGATATTTCCGATGAAGCTCATTACCGGCATGATAATCCCTGATATAAATTGCGCCCGCCATCCGGCTTCGTACAGCTTTGCATTGATTTGATCAAATGTCTGCTGTGACTTCTTCTCATATCCAAACGCCTTAACAACCTGATGCCCCGTAAACATTTCTTCTACATGCCCATTCAATTCACCAAGCGAGCTCTGCTGTCCGATGAAATGCTTTTGAGACTTCGAGGCGATTTGTTTCGTAGCAATGGCACTGAGCGGCAACGTCAAAATCAGAATGAGCGTCAATAATGGGCTAATCGTCAGCATCATAATGATGACACCAGCGATCGTCACGATGGAAGTGATGAGCTGTGTCAGACTTTGCTGGAGCGTGTTGCTGATATTATCAATGTCGTTCGTGACACGACTCAAAATATCCCCATGCATTTTCGAATCAAAGTATTTCAGCGGCAGGCGAGACAATTTCTCATTTACCTGCTCACGCATGTCATAGACGATCTTCTGCGATACTCCTGCCATTACATATTGCTGCAAATAGCTGAACAGCGCACTGATGACATACAAGACAATCAAAAGGAGCAGGATATTTGCAATATACCCAAAGTCAAATACGATTTCCTTTGGCTGTCCCTGCATGAGACCGATCATGCCTGCGAAAAGACTCGTTGTCGCCTTCCCCATCAGTTTGGGACTAACAATGGCGAAGATCGTACTCAAAACGGCAGCCAGAAACACGATGATCAGCTGCATACGGTGTGGCCGAAAGTAGCCGATCAAGCGTTTGAGTGTACCTTTAAAGTCCTTTGCTTTTGCTCCTTGTATCACCATTCCCATCGGTCCACCCATGTGGCCGCCACCCTTTGGAGCTTGCTTACTTCCTCGCGGCTCACTCATGCGATCTCCTCCTCTGTCAGTTGGGATCGTACGATTTCCTGATAGACTTCGCAGTTTTGCATGAGCTCTTGATGTGTCCCCATACCCGCAATCGAGCCTTCATCCAACACGATAATCTGGTCTGCGTCCATCACGCTGCTAACCCGCTGAGCCACGATGATTAACGTGGATTGGTTCTTCTCGATCTCTTCTTTTAATGCGGCTCTCAATAACGCATCTGTTTTGAAATCCAACGCAGAAAAACTGTCATCAAACATGTAGATGGCCGGCTGGCGGACAATTGCTCGTGCAATCGATAACCGTTGTTTTTGTCCACCGGACACGTTCGTACCGCCTTGGGAAATGTGTGCCTCGTATTCGCCCTTCATACTCGCAATAAAATCGCTTGCCTGCGCAATTTTGACGGCATTCTCGATTTCGGTATCTGTCGCGTCTTCTTTACCGAAGCGAATATTGTCAGCGATCGAGCCTGAAAAGAGCAGCACTTTTTGAGGGACATAGCCAATTTTTGCTCGCAATTGCTCTAGTGGCAGGTCACGTATGTCAAGGTCATCTACTCGAATGGCTCCGGAAGTCACATCGTAGAATCGCTCAACCAGATTGAGTATCGTCGATTTACCGGAGCCTGTTCCTCCGATAATCGCGGTGGTCTGCCCCGGACGAGCTGTAAAGGTAATCGAGGTCAATGCGGGATGTTCCGCACCCGGGTAAGAAAATGTGACATCCTGAAACTCCACCGTCCCTGGAGTTGTTGTTTTCGTTTGCGTCACAGGCTCAGGGCGATCATAAATGGTCGAATGTAAATCCAACACTTCGTTAATTCGGATAGCGGATGCAGAAGCACGCGGAACCATGACGAAGATCATGGACAGCATAACCAATGAGAACATAATCTGTGTCGCATATTGGATAAACGCCATGAGATCACCGACTTGCAGGTCCATATTGCTGACACGAATGCCCCCAAACCAAAGAATGGCAACAGCAGACAAGTTAAAAGTCAACATCATAATCGGCATCAAAGCTGCCATGATTCGATTTACGTTAATCGCTGTCTGCGTCAAATCCGTATTCGCTTCGTTAAAACGCCTTTTCTCCACATCCATGCGGTTAAATGAGCGGATCACACGAATTCCCGTCAAGCCTTCCCTCACGACTAAATTCAGCTTATCCAGCTTCTTTTGCATGACTTTGAAAAGAGGCATCCCCTTGCGTGCGATCAGGAAAATGGCTAAAGCTAGAATGGGAACAACTACTGCAAGAACAAGCGTCAGCTTGGCATCCTTAGATGAAGCCATGATAATTCCACCAATACACATCATGGGAGCAGCCACCATGATACGCAAAATCATAATCAAAACCTGCTGTACTTGGTTAATATCGTTCGTTGTTCTCGTAATGAGCGAGGCTGTACCGATTTGGTCGATCTCCTGCATGGAATAGTGTTCTACTTGGTTAAATACCTTAGCACGCAGCTCACGACCAAAGCTCATAGCAACCTTGGATGAGAAGTAACTGGCTCCGATGGCACAAAAGCCCCCACCCGCAGCGACGAGCAGCATAAAACCGCCAACCTTCCAAATAAAGAAGGTATCGCCCTGCACAATCCCGACATCAACGATATCCGCCATTAATGTTGGTAAGTACAGATCGGATAAGGATTGGATGAATACAAGTACCAATATCGCTGCGATCGGCCATTTGTAGGACGTCAAGTATCGAAACAGCCTCATCATACGGATACACGCTCCCTTTCCTGCCTCTTCCATACTACAATTCCAATCGCCTTACGGTTGTATGCATCTATTTACGAACGGTATCCGCAGCCACCCCGTTTTCTATCAAAAAAAAGAGGGCAAGCCCATTATGTAACTGGGTCGCCCTATCGTAGTTTGTTCTTATGAATGGAACTACATCGTTCTTTTCAGCCCACTTCCTTTTTTGAGTTCGGAAGGGGAAAAACCAATCGTGAAGAGAAGCGGGAGCTCAATGAATCTGTTTATGCGATCAGCTCAATGTTGTTAATGCTTCTCGCGTAAATGGTTGAAGTTCTTCGGTATTGCCATTACGAATTTTTGATACCCAAGCCGGATCGCTCAGTAGCGCACGTCCAACTGCCACAAGATCAAACTCTTCTTGCTCGATTCGCTCAATCAGATTATCGATGTTAGCGGGCTGACTACCCTTGCCTTCGGTGAATAGACTCAGGAACTCAGAGTCCAATCCAACAGATCCAACGGTGATGGTTGGTTTTCCCGTCAGTTTACGAGTCCAGCCTGCCAGGTTTAGATCAGAGCCTTCAAACTCCGGCTCCCAGAAGCGTCGAGTGGAAGCATGGAAGATGTCCACACCGGCTTCAGACAGAGGTGCAAGGAAAAGCTCCAATTCCTCAGGCGTTTTTGCCAGTTTGGATTGATAATCGCTCGGTTTCCATTGCGAAAATCGGAAAATTATCGGGAAGTCAGGACCGACTGCTTCCCGTACAGCCTTAATCACCTCTACAGCAAATTTGGTGCGACCTACGAGATCACCGCCATATTCATCTGTACGCTTGTTGGTGACGTCCCAGAAGAACTGGTCAATCAGGTAGCCATGTGCTCCGTGAATTTCCACTGCGTCAAAACCAATTTTCTTAGCTTGAGACGCGGCCTGTGCGTAAGCCCGAATGAGATCGTTGATTTCTTCGATGCTGAGTGGTTCTGATACCTTTTCACCAGTAAGACTTAGACCAGAAGGACCGATTGGTTCGGCATCTGATTCTGGGAATTTCTCCTTTTGGCGAGCCATGCCGGTATGCCAAATCTGCGGAGCAATTTTTCCGCCCGCTTCATGTACTTCTCGAACAACGCGTGCCCATCCGTCGAGTGCTTCCTCTCCATAGAAATGTGGGACATTCTGGTCTGCACCCGCAGCTGGATGCTCGATTAGCGTTCCTTCGGTGATGATTAAGCCCACCTCGTTCTCTGCGCGGCGACGGTAATAGTCAGCTACATTGGGCCCTGGAATCCCGTTCGGTGAAAAACTGCGGGTCATGGGTGCCATAACAAACCGATTTTCAAGTTTCAGTCCTTTGTATTCAAACGGGGTGAATAACGCTGTTACAGATTTTGATGAATTCATGTGCTTCCCTCTTTCTTTTCACTATTTTTTCATTCTAATTTTTCCATACCACTCTTGAGCAGTAGTTGTAACAATCACATCGTTAATGAGTTACATCATGCATCTGAATACATGCACATAGGATACATCATCATACGATTTTTTAACTCTAAACCTTTGAAACCCCCACTCCTTTACTGATTTTAGTGAGTAGAGTTTTGTGTTTTTAAATGCATGCGCACGCATTTAATTTACCATCATCCTTTTTCACCTGTCAACCGATAAGTGTAACGGCGATCCTGATACGAAAAAAAGCCGCTATTCCCGTTGGTTTGGAAATGGTGGCTTTTTGCCATTACTTCTTTTGCACTAACAATTGTAATGCTTCATTAAATTTTCCATCTGAAAAAGCAGATTGGAGAATTTCATTCATCGTCACGAGGTATCTCTGGAGTTTTTCTTCACCTAATTCGGTTAGCTGAGTATAAACGCCTCTACGGTCGTCTTCACATACATTCCTCTGTAAAGCTCTGCAGTTTTTTGCCTCCAGTCTTCCAACCAGCCTTGATATCGCACTTTGACTTAATCCAACCCGTTCCTGTAATTGTTGTAATCTCAGTGTTTTATTACTTTCTTTCGATAAAAAGTAAAGGACGTAAAACTCTTTTAAAGAAAGATTGTAATTTTCTCGTAAATCTTTTTCAAGCATATTGGAAATACTTTCAGTAATGTGAGTAAGAGCCAACCAATCGTTTATAAGTTCATGATTAGGGTCGGTTTTCATAGTAAATTCCACCTGTTCTAGACTATATGTCATGCTAATTCGTTTCATTATAATACAGAAAGCTATCACGCTCCAAACTCTCGTCACGAATACTTCTTCCGCCAAAACAAAAAAGCCCTCACTTTCCGCGAGGGCTGTAAAAAAATGAAAGCGAAATCGAGACTCGTTTAACTCGTTCAGGTATCGCCAATAGCTGAAGATGCTTCTTATTCTTATTCGATTTCTCCATCACGATCTGTTACCGCAAAGTTGTAATTAATAGAGCGTGTAAATGGTTCGCCGTCCTCATTGATTCCGGTTACGTCAAAGGAGAGATTATAAACGCCTGGCTTAGTCGGCACGGTAAAATTGCCAGTAAGCTCATCTTCTTTTATGGCAAACTTCACTTCATCAAGGACGCTTGCTTTTTCGCCGTTCAGCGAGCGAGTCAGGTTTGCTTTTTCCAGTAGCGATTGATCAATTTCGTTTTTGCCCAGGTCGACGGAAATCTTCGCTTTGTCGCCTTTCTTGAATACCTTTTTGCTCGCCTTTACTTTCGCTTCTTCTCCACCATCCACGGAACCCACCATGAAAAAGGCATCGTCAGAGCCCTCCACTTCAAGTGTCCATTCGCCTGCTTCCGGCTCCTCTACTTCAATGAAGTGATGAACAGCATCTTGGAATATCTCGGATTCATCCTCCGATTCGCTTTTTTCACTGCGGTCCGCTTCATACTTTTTGCCAGACGGACTGATCAGGGTCACAGCAGTGTCTTCCGACGAGGTCATCGTATCTAGGTTGAACTGATTGATTCCGCTCTCCAGGAAAAATGTTTCCGAGACAGTGTCTTCCACTTCGCCCCCACGGAGAATGACGGAGCTCTCTTCCAAAGTGCTTGATTTTGACTTGTCTTCGCTTACTTTATTTGCACTGCGAACAGAGGCCTTTTGCAATTTCGGTTCGACCAGATTCCATGTATTCGAGGCTTTCACTATTTGACCGTGGGAAATGTCTTTGGTAAAGCTCTTAATCCCATAAGGCAAACCGAAGGCAGATTCTACGGAAACAGCGCCATCATCTTCACCTGGAATAGCCGCATGACCAAACCAGGTAGGACTAAACATGCCATCGTCCCCTGTTCCGGCAGCCATGTATGTCTTGGTTGAACGAATTTCGGTACGGTTGTCAGTCTGGGAACGGAAGTTGGCCATGTATGACGTTTGCAGGGAATACACCGCATCGTCTTTTTTGCCAAGAATGTCAGCAAGCCATCCTGCCCAATTGCTGTACGCTAAGTCAGCCAATTCTGAACCTTTGTTTGGCGTAGCAATCTGGTGAACGACGTTAACATACTGATGTGCGCCGTAGTGGACGAGTGCTGTCTGTGTATCGATGCCACCTTTGGAATGTGCAATGATATTGATTTTGGAAACACCGTAATAATCTGCAACCTTTTTAATGACTTCGGCTAGCTTGGCACCGTTTGTCCACATGTTTCCGCCAGTACCATCCGCGTCCTTCAGTTGCACAAATGCGGTACGATACCCAGCGTTATAGGCTGCATCATAAAATCCGTCTGTTGTATACCAGGTTTTGTAGGTGGAGTGCAGACCTTGGACAAACAGGATCACAGGCTTGTCTTTGGATGCATTGGGAGGAACCGCACCTGTGTACCAGTCACCAAAATGACCACTTGGATTGTCGTCATGCAAAGCCGGAGGTGGAGCCGCTGCGCTTGCAGCTTGCGGGTAGACCAGCGCCGTTGATAATGTAACGGCCGCCAGCAAACGAGATAGTGCTTTCTGATTCATGAAAAGAACACCAACCTTCACCTTAGGATTTATTGTTGCCGTGCACAATCGTTAGAATTGTGCACGGGTTGCAACTGCCCGTTCTACCTTCAATGTGTCTTGAATGATCGTTAGGATCGTATTCATTTGCTGATGAATAAAGAAATGCCCACCAAGCATTGGGTAGAATTTGCATTCTCGCCCGCAATAGTCTCGCCATGCCACAATATCTTGGATTTCAATAGAATCTTCTTTCCCAAACAAAACCGTCATGTTGACAGGGATTTGCTGAGGAAGCTCGTTATTCATTTCGTAAGTTTGTACGGCCTGGAAATCAGCGCGAATATTAGGCAAAAATAACTCTAAGAGCTCGTGATTATCCAAAACTTCATTGGGGGTGCCCCCAAGTGTACGTAGCGATTCGATGAATTCGTTATGCGGCAGGTTGTATGTTTTCACCAGTTTGTGATACGCATGTGGTACGCGGGATGCAGACAGGAACAAGTGCTGGGGCAGTGGCTTTCCATTCTGCAACAGCTTTCGCGTCAGTTCAAACGCAATTAATCCGCCCATGCTGTGGCCATAAAAGGCAAAAGGTTCTTCCCCCAGCTCTGGTGTGATCCGTTTGTATACATCCTCCAAGACCTCATAAAACGAGGTGGAAAGAACCACGTTATCGCTTTGGAGTGAAGGCCTTACCTCGAATGGATCAATTTCCAATAACGCTGGGGACAATACTCGCTTCCAACTGTAATAGATGCTGGGAAGTCCACCTGCGTACGGAAAGCAGAACAATTTCATCTCTTTCCCCGCCCTTTCTTCATTACGTAATTACCTCGATATCTTTCTATGAAAAATGGCCTGATACAAATCTTGTAAATCCTTCATGACGACTTGAGCAGCAAACTGATCGGTAGTCGCGCATACTGACAATTTGTAGCCTGGATCGATCCCATACTGATGAAATGCCCAAGCATCGCGCGAATCATTTTGCGATATCGTAATCGATTGGTCTAGGCTTTTTCTAATGGCGAATGATTGTAGTGGGATAGACAGCCCCATTCCTCTCGCTTTTATATAGCTCTCCTTCAAAGTCCAAAGGTCGAAGAAATACGGAAGCTGTTCATCCGGATGTTTTGCCAAGAGATCTTCTACTTCGGCTGGTGCAAAATAATGAGTGGCAATATCCAAGTCAATCGGACATATTTGCTCCACATCAATCCCCACTTGCGAGTCATGCGTGGCGCAGACCACCCAGTCTCCGGAATGCGAGACGTTAAAGCAGAAGTTGGGAAATGATTTCAAAAAAGGTTTTCCGTATGCATTGTAGTCATACTCGATTTCGTCATTGGAAATCTCGTAGGCTTCACAAATGAGAGAGCGTACGAGCACGTCCGCGAGCAACGCCCGATAAGAATCAGCCGGATTTCTGAAACGGTTGACCCGTTCCCGCTTTTCTTCGGGTAGTGCTTGCAAAAATCGGTTGAACAACTCTTTCTCCATGACAGCAGGACATTTCAAAGCGTAGATGGCAATCACGTAGCGCTCACTCTTCTTTCTGTCAATTCAAGACTACTGACTTGTTCTGCTCGATCCTTTCGCTGCTGCACTTCATACAATTTGGCATACGTGCCGTTGTGCTCCATTAACTCAACATGGTGACCTTGCTCGATGACTTTTCCTTGATCCATCACGTAAATCACATCGGCATCCTCAACAGTCGACAAGCGATGAGCGATAACGAGTACCGTTTTATCTTTCATCAGTGCGGTTAATGCTTGCTGCACCCAATATTCCGATTCTGCATCCAAAGCGGAGGTTGCTTCATCCAGTAGAAGAATCGGCGCATTTTTCAGGATGGCTCTGGCAATGGCAATTCGCTGACGCTGTCCGCCAGATAGCTTGGCACCGCGTTCTCCTGTTTTTGTCTGGTAGCCATCTGACAGTTCCATAATAAAATCATGCGCATACGCTGCTTTGCTTGCGTTGATGACATCCTCTTCCGAAGCATCCAGGCATCCGTAACGAATATTGTCTTCGATGGTTCCTTCGAACAAAAAGGCATCCTGAGGCACGTACGAGATCAAGCTTCTAATTTCTGCTAGAGAATACGCTCCCATGGGCTTGCCAAGTAAATAAAGAGCGCCGCTCGCAGGTGGGTAATACCCCAACAGAAGTTTCATGACGGTGCTTTTTCCACTTCCACTCGTTCCGACTAGCCCAGCCATTTGGCCTTTCTCGACTCGCAACGAAACACCATCCAGCACGTTTGTATCTTCGTTGTATCCGAAAACGACCTGCTCCAACTTCAGCATGCTTTCGCATAGCTGATGTTTGTCGGAGCTCTTCTGATACTCTTCTGGTTCGAGAGGTTCATTCAGAAAATCGACGACCCGAGAAGCGCCTGCTAGCGAACTTTGCAACGCTGTGATGACTTGGCCAAGCTGGAGAAATGCCAGTGTCACAAGCATCTGTTGCTGAACCAAAGCGACCAGCACGCCCAACCCGATTATTTGTTTGGATACCATCATGATTCCAAAAACAAGCATTCCCCCGAAGCTTAAGAATTGGATGAAAAAATTGGTCCCTTCCAATAATCCGTGTTTATGACCTTGCTTGATGGCAGACGAAGCTACTTCTTCGTTTGCTTCCGTGTAACGTGCGGTGACAACGTTA
This genomic stretch from Brevibacillus sp. DP1.3A harbors:
- a CDS encoding ABC transporter ATP-binding protein, giving the protein MFIQNLMRELLQLLSFMKSKKRAYILGLVGDGIGQAAVLVSLPFVFKDLTDFANTKDPALLTRAIATMAVMFLLLSILSPFFSYIYRRCVRELIANIRLQVYQRLSKLPFDYYEQHHSGDTMSRLGNDVVLMENAYAEQLKTLSIILLSLIGSIIGMFAMDWKIAVVLLLVSALTLYVNTLFAKSVRRIGDRMQQQMGIGTERLNDFLSGLPIIKMFHLHNVVTARYTEANEEVASSAIKQGHKHGLLEGTNFFIQFLSFGGMLVFGIMMVSKQIIGLGVLVALVQQQMLVTLAFLQLGQVITALQSSLAGASRVVDFLNEPLEPEEYQKSSDKHQLCESMLKLEQVVFGYNEDTNVLDGVSLRVEKGQMAGLVGTSGSGKSTVMKLLLGYYPPASGALYLLGKPMGAYSLAEIRSLISYVPQDAFLFEGTIEDNIRYGCLDASEEDVINASKAAYAHDFIMELSDGYQTKTGERGAKLSGGQRQRIAIARAILKNAPILLLDEATSALDAESEYWVQQALTALMKDKTVLVIAHRLSTVEDADVIYVMDQGKVIEQGHHVELMEHNGTYAKLYEVQQRKDRAEQVSSLELTERRVSAT